One window of Mucilaginibacter inviolabilis genomic DNA carries:
- a CDS encoding cytochrome-c peroxidase produces the protein MKKKSTLLILTVFSLIISLTGFMSGRDEVQSKEQLGEKLFFDPILSLDKTISCSSCHKPEFAFADTVTFSLGIKGNRTARNSPGLTNLSGRPHLFWDGRASSLEEQAMGPITSPTEMGLSLDEAVKRLNDDVVYAAAFQKVFKAPANKDNLLKAIASFERTLETSNSPYDRYINGDDNALSASAARGRLLFIGKANCNNCHSGEDFTADRFKSIGLYNGKDLNDPGRSVITKNKTEDGEFKIPSLRNVAVTAPYMHNGKFKTLRSVVEYYNDPSAVVKDGINRDLSLDKPLNLSSSEIDDIVEFLKALTDDRFKQKIAAN, from the coding sequence ATGAAAAAGAAAAGTACGCTATTAATTTTAACTGTATTTAGTTTAATAATAAGTCTCACCGGCTTTATGAGCGGCAGGGATGAGGTACAGAGCAAGGAGCAACTGGGCGAGAAACTTTTTTTCGATCCGATATTATCGCTGGATAAAACTATCAGTTGTTCATCCTGCCATAAGCCGGAATTTGCTTTTGCCGATACCGTTACTTTTAGCTTGGGTATCAAAGGTAACCGCACTGCCAGAAATTCACCGGGACTTACTAATCTTTCAGGCCGGCCACATCTTTTTTGGGACGGACGCGCATCTTCCTTGGAAGAACAGGCTATGGGACCTATCACATCGCCCACGGAAATGGGGCTGTCCCTGGATGAAGCGGTTAAAAGATTGAATGATGATGTAGTTTATGCTGCGGCTTTTCAAAAAGTATTTAAGGCACCTGCCAACAAAGATAACTTGCTTAAGGCTATAGCTTCATTTGAGCGTACATTGGAAACCTCAAATAGCCCTTATGACCGGTACATCAATGGAGATGATAATGCCTTATCCGCATCCGCTGCACGTGGCAGGTTATTGTTTATTGGTAAAGCCAATTGTAACAACTGCCACTCGGGCGAAGATTTTACAGCCGACAGATTTAAAAGTATCGGCCTGTATAACGGGAAGGATCTGAACGATCCGGGCCGTTCGGTGATCACCAAAAATAAAACGGAAGACGGCGAATTTAAGATCCCGAGCTTACGCAATGTGGCTGTTACCGCGCCTTATATGCATAATGGCAAGTTTAAAACCCTGCGCAGCGTGGTGGAATATTATAATGACCCTTCGGCTGTAGTTAAGGATGGTATTAACCGCGACCTCTCACTTGATAAACCTTTAAACCTCAGCAGCAGCGAAATTGATGACATTGTTGA
- a CDS encoding YceI family protein: MTTKLTIATYSAAIISIATLATAFTPNTTTANLPIKTISAHRHYKAQSFKVDNQGSKLTWQAKKATGDHNGEVKISNGQFTAENNVLKSGTFDIDLNTITDADLTDQASNDKLVSTLKSETFFSTDKFPKANFVIVSATKTSGNQYDVKGKLTIKGITNDVSFPAAVKVDGKKLNATAKITVDRTKYDIKFRSKNFFENLGDKVIYDDFDLNVNLVANAQ; encoded by the coding sequence ATGACAACTAAACTAACCATCGCAACTTATTCCGCAGCTATTATTTCTATAGCAACTTTAGCTACAGCTTTTACCCCAAATACAACTACAGCCAACCTTCCGATAAAAACTATTTCGGCACACAGACACTATAAGGCTCAAAGTTTTAAGGTTGATAATCAGGGTAGTAAACTTACCTGGCAAGCTAAAAAAGCAACCGGCGATCATAACGGCGAGGTTAAAATAAGTAACGGCCAGTTTACAGCCGAAAATAATGTTTTAAAAAGTGGCACTTTTGATATCGACCTGAATACCATTACTGATGCCGACCTAACTGATCAGGCCTCGAACGATAAACTGGTAAGCACCCTTAAAAGCGAAACTTTTTTCAGTACTGATAAGTTTCCAAAAGCAAATTTTGTGATCGTTTCCGCAACTAAAACATCTGGTAACCAATATGATGTTAAAGGCAAATTAACCATTAAGGGTATTACCAATGATGTGAGTTTCCCGGCTGCTGTAAAAGTTGATGGGAAAAAGTTAAATGCTACCGCCAAAATTACAGTCGACCGTACCAAGTATGATATCAAATTCAGGTCGAAGAATTTTTTCGAAAACCTGGGCGACAAAGTGATCTACGATGATTTTGATCTTAATGTGAACCTGGTGGCCAACGCTCAGTAA
- a CDS encoding peroxiredoxin family protein, producing MKTLNLITSFKCLTVGLLFSGAAVAADIPPSAKFIKEGVWRGVFTVAESKVPFNFEFKGKDAEHAVFTLLNGSRRDNFHVQRIGKDSVFIKMNTYDAALVAKIEDDGTLSGEYRSLVPGFRGNSLPFIAEYGKSYRFVEPGKDVAPAANLTGKWELKVYSKEQVPNKIAILKQTGNKLTGVIMQVTGDSRELEGTVQGDEFELSGFTGPSPKIYKGKINADGTLSGEIGQGIYDNTKFDAVKDDKAELPDPYKLTYLKEGYKKLDFTFPDLTGKPVSLSDAKYKGKVTIIEIVGTWCPNCTDQTVFLSPWFNKNHNRGVEAIAIGFEQKDSLKYAQYTLGKLKEKYNIQYDILFGGLADKKLVSQKLPALNKFIAFPTTIIIDRKGDVREIYTGYTGTVTGKYYADYEQKFNKLLDELIAEPVPASASAVDSQSNTQKGK from the coding sequence ATGAAAACACTTAATCTGATTACTTCATTCAAATGCCTGACAGTAGGCTTGTTGTTTAGCGGAGCCGCCGTAGCTGCAGATATCCCACCTTCTGCAAAATTTATAAAAGAAGGTGTATGGCGTGGCGTATTTACCGTGGCCGAATCAAAAGTACCATTCAACTTTGAGTTTAAAGGTAAAGATGCCGAACATGCCGTATTTACCTTGCTTAATGGAAGCCGCCGTGATAATTTTCATGTGCAGCGTATCGGCAAAGATTCGGTATTTATAAAAATGAATACCTATGATGCTGCCCTGGTTGCCAAAATAGAAGATGACGGGACTCTGAGCGGTGAATATCGTAGCCTGGTACCTGGTTTCAGAGGCAATTCCTTGCCTTTTATAGCTGAGTATGGCAAAAGCTACCGCTTTGTTGAACCAGGTAAGGATGTAGCTCCTGCAGCTAACTTAACCGGTAAATGGGAGCTTAAAGTTTATTCAAAAGAACAGGTACCTAATAAGATAGCCATTTTAAAGCAAACAGGTAACAAGCTTACCGGTGTTATTATGCAGGTAACCGGTGATAGCCGGGAGCTGGAAGGTACCGTTCAGGGCGATGAATTTGAGCTATCAGGTTTTACCGGACCGAGTCCCAAAATCTATAAAGGAAAGATCAATGCCGATGGTACTTTAAGCGGAGAGATAGGACAGGGAATTTATGATAATACCAAGTTTGATGCCGTGAAGGATGATAAAGCCGAGTTGCCTGATCCCTACAAACTTACCTATTTGAAAGAGGGTTACAAAAAGCTCGATTTTACTTTTCCAGATTTAACAGGCAAGCCTGTATCATTAAGCGATGCCAAGTATAAAGGCAAGGTCACCATCATTGAGATTGTTGGTACCTGGTGCCCCAATTGTACAGATCAGACGGTATTTCTATCGCCTTGGTTTAACAAAAACCACAATCGAGGTGTAGAAGCCATAGCCATAGGTTTTGAGCAAAAAGACAGCTTGAAGTATGCACAGTATACCTTAGGGAAACTGAAAGAGAAATACAATATCCAGTACGATATCCTGTTTGGTGGCCTGGCCGATAAAAAGCTGGTATCGCAAAAATTACCTGCCCTGAATAAGTTTATAGCTTTCCCAACCACAATCATTATCGATCGTAAAGGTGATGTAAGGGAGATATACACAGGTTATACCGGCACGGTAACAGGCAAGTATTATGCAGATTACGAGCAGAAATTCAATAAGCTTTTAGATGAACTGATCGCAGAACCAGTTCCGGCCAGTGCATCGGCAGTAGACTCTCAAAGTAATACGCAAAAAGGTAAATAA
- a CDS encoding peroxiredoxin family protein, whose amino-acid sequence MNIHNYLTKAKCLSLGLLISGATLAADKNPPSKFIKEGVWRGVFTVSESQVPFNFELKGKDAEHAVFTLINGSRRDNFHVKAIGKDSVYIKMNTYDAALVAKIEDDGKISGEYRSLVPGFRGNSLPFTAEYGKSYRFVEPGKDVVPKADLSGKWEIKTYSKEAVPASIAILKQKGNKLTGVVMTVVGDTRELEGTVQGDEFALSGFTGPSPFIIKGKINPDGTISGEEGFGIYKNLKFDAAKNETVELPDPYKLTFLKEGYKKLDFSFPGIDGKPVSLSDNKYKGKVVIVEIIGTWCPNCTDQTVFLSPWFNKNHNRGVEAIAIGFEQKDSLDYAKYTLGKLKEKYAINYDIAFGGLADKKLVAQKLPALNKFIAFPTTIIIDRNGDVREIYTGYTGTVTGKYHKDYEKKFNQLLDKLIAEPAPESAAVKDSATHPGN is encoded by the coding sequence ATGAACATTCACAATTATTTAACTAAAGCAAAATGCCTGTCATTAGGTTTGCTGATCAGCGGCGCAACGTTAGCTGCGGATAAAAATCCTCCCTCCAAATTTATTAAAGAAGGTGTTTGGCGAGGTGTATTTACAGTAAGTGAATCGCAGGTACCCTTTAATTTTGAACTAAAAGGTAAAGATGCCGAACACGCCGTATTTACGCTGATCAATGGTTCGCGCCGTGATAATTTCCATGTGAAAGCAATAGGCAAAGATTCTGTTTACATAAAAATGAATACCTATGATGCGGCTTTAGTAGCTAAAATTGAAGACGATGGTAAAATAAGTGGCGAATACCGTAGCCTGGTACCCGGTTTCAGAGGCAACTCACTGCCTTTTACTGCCGAATACGGTAAAAGCTATCGCTTTGTGGAACCTGGTAAAGATGTTGTCCCAAAGGCAGATCTTTCCGGTAAATGGGAAATCAAGACCTATAGTAAGGAAGCCGTCCCTGCATCTATCGCCATTTTAAAACAAAAAGGTAATAAACTTACTGGGGTTGTGATGACCGTAGTAGGTGACACCCGTGAGCTGGAAGGTACTGTTCAAGGCGACGAGTTTGCCCTGAGCGGCTTTACAGGCCCAAGTCCGTTTATTATCAAAGGAAAAATCAATCCCGATGGTACCATTAGCGGAGAAGAAGGCTTTGGGATCTACAAAAATCTGAAGTTTGATGCCGCCAAAAATGAAACAGTGGAATTGCCCGATCCTTATAAGCTTACATTTTTAAAAGAAGGCTATAAAAAGCTTGATTTCTCTTTCCCGGGTATCGACGGTAAACCCGTGTCGCTGAGCGATAATAAGTACAAAGGAAAAGTGGTGATTGTAGAGATTATAGGTACGTGGTGCCCTAACTGTACAGATCAAACTGTATTCCTGTCGCCATGGTTCAATAAAAACCATAATCGTGGGGTAGAGGCTATAGCCATTGGTTTTGAACAAAAAGACAGTCTTGATTATGCCAAGTATACTTTGGGTAAACTCAAAGAAAAATACGCTATCAACTATGATATAGCTTTTGGTGGCTTGGCAGATAAAAAGCTAGTTGCTCAAAAACTCCCTGCGCTCAATAAGTTCATTGCATTCCCCACAACTATTATTATCGACAGAAATGGCGATGTGCGCGAAATATATACCGGCTATACAGGTACGGTAACCGGTAAATACCACAAGGATTATGAAAAGAAATTTAACCAGCTGCTGGATAAACTGATAGCTGAACCTGCACCTGAAAGTGCAGCAGTAAAAGATTCGGCTACACATCCGGGAAACTAA
- a CDS encoding protein-disulfide reductase DsbD N-terminal domain-containing protein: MKKLLLVFLTYIISTVSYAQILAPVKWSYGAKKIDNEQAIVFIKATIDKGWHIYSQHLADGGPISTSFKFTKSDNYILNGNTSEPKAVNKYEKAFSMNVQYFEQSVTFQQKIKLKSGQASVNGTVNYMVCSDKQCLPPEEVEFSIPVK, translated from the coding sequence ATGAAAAAACTATTACTAGTATTCTTAACATATATCATCAGCACGGTTTCTTATGCACAGATCCTGGCACCTGTAAAATGGTCGTACGGGGCAAAGAAGATCGATAACGAGCAAGCTATTGTATTTATAAAGGCAACCATTGATAAAGGCTGGCATATTTACTCACAACATCTTGCCGATGGCGGACCGATAAGTACTTCTTTTAAATTTACCAAAAGCGATAATTATATACTAAATGGCAATACCTCAGAGCCTAAAGCAGTAAATAAGTATGAAAAAGCCTTTAGCATGAATGTGCAGTACTTTGAACAGTCGGTTACGTTTCAACAAAAAATAAAGCTTAAAAGCGGGCAGGCATCGGTTAATGGTACCGTAAATTATATGGTATGCAGCGATAAGCAATGTTTGCCGCCCGAGGAGGTTGAGTTTAGTATCCCGGTAAAATAA